Part of the Silurus meridionalis isolate SWU-2019-XX chromosome 29, ASM1480568v1, whole genome shotgun sequence genome, CCATTTCCTGAAGGTTGACGAGAACCAGAACGAGGAAATGGGCAGAGATAGTGACTTCGGATCACCCCAGGTaggcaccaaaaaaaaataatgctatttgtgccaaaaatgtaaaaacagcaGAAGTTGATCAATTCTGTAATTGGACCAAAGCAACAGCTCATGATGCCAGTCATGAGTTTTCCCATGGATATTTGGAAACACAGAGTTCTCAGCAGATTCCAAGAATTTCTGATTCAATCGatgttttgtattcattttggCACAAATGGTATCTTAAATACACCTTCTTAGGATTAATCTGTCGTATTGTTCCTAAATGCTTTGAAAATCATCACTTCTGATTGATGTTTCTCTGATCCAGATGATCCTGACCTCCCCAAGGAGCTCGCTAGCCGACGAAGTTCAGTAAGTAAAGCCATACAATTCATGTCGATTTGATTTTATTGCTCGTTGCAGTAGATATTCTGGGCTTCTTTGGTTCCTGATTGTCTTGATGTATTTTTCAGAATAAAACCCTGTGACTTTGATTACCTGAAGATCATCGGCAAGGGGAGTTTTGGAAAAGTAAGTGGTGTCCGATTTTCTCAGTATTTCCTCGTGATCCGTGTAACGTCTCGACGAACTCGAACTTACCGTAAATCTATATTGTGTAGGTTCTACTGGCGAGACACAAGGAGACTGATCAGTACTATGCTGTGAAGGTGCTCCAGAAAAAGATCATTCTGAAGAAGAAAGAGGTGAGAAAACCGCCAAGAACGAGTATTTCTTAAGTTCttacattttgtattgtttttcctGTGGTAAAATATCATGATATTGAGTAacaccttcttttctttcttcagcAAAAGCATATCATGGCTGAACGCAGCGTTCTGCTGAAGAACCTCAAACACCCGTTTCTGGTGGGGCTTCATTATTCCTTTCAGACCACCGACAAGCTCTACTTTGTGCTGGATTATGTCAATGGAGGCGAGGTAATGATCTGATTTTCTGTAATAGAAATACTCATTTAACATCTGTATATATGGCAGAAGATCAATGCAGCAACATTGAGTCTGGACATGAGACCTTGACCTTTTTGCTATTCTCTAATGTCTTCCTTTAGTTGTTCTACCACCTTCAGCGAGAGAGGATCTTCCTCGAACCCAGAGCTCGTTTCTACGCTGCTGAGATCGCCAGCGCTCTCGGCTACCTCCATTCCCTTCACGTtgtttacaggtgtgtgtgttgtgctccCCCTAGTGGACACAATTCAAACAAATccaccaaccaaccaactaggtaatataatcaataaataatcaaaaatcAATAATCTAATGAGTCAAATAATTCATTCCCTTACAGAGATCTCAAGCCGGAGAACATCCTCCTGGACTCTCAGGGCCACATAGTTCTCACAGATTTTGGCTTGTGTAAGGAGGGACTTGAACCCGACGACACGACCACTACATTCTGTGGAACCCCAGAGGTAAGCACATACCGTCCTGCGCTCTCTTCCGGGTACAGTTTGATAACACGTTTTGAATTCTTGTCGCTGATTTTACGCTTTTACGTACCTGCAGTATTTGGCACCGGAGGTCCTTCAGAAGCAAGCGTATGATCGCACAGTGGATTGGTGGTGCCTGGGGTCCGTCCTTTATGAGATGCTGTACGGATTGGTAAGTCCAAATTCACCACGTTTGAGAGCTAATGAGATATTAAATACACTTCCAATTGTATACTAGAACCCccgtctctgtctttctctccagCCTCCTTTCTATAGTCGCAACACAGCCGAGATGTACAACAACATCCTGCACAAGTCTCTGGTGCTGAAGCCGAACGTGTCCAATGCTGGACGCGAGCTGCTCGAAGGGCTTCTGCAGAAGGACCGCACTAAGAGGCTGGGAGCCAAGGATGACTTCGTAAGTGGTCCCTGGACTTTTTTGCCCTCCTAAGATTAATTCTAATACATACAATTAACCTAATTTACAAACACCTAGACCAGCCTTTAAACTGGTTTAAAGTCCAGACCTAAGCCTAGTCTAGTCTACAGAAATGTTtatgtatgcaaaaaaaaaatccttgtgaTTTTAAAGTACATTGTCATTATGCTCACTTTAGCTGGAACTCAAGAACCACAGCTTCTTCTCACCCATCCACTGGGACGACCTGATGGCCAGGAAGATCACACCTCCTTTTATCCCCTCAGTGGTAAGCCAAAGATATCCAAATACTAAAGATCACTAGCATAGACATACAATACAGCACCTTAAATCATGGCTTCCACAGAGTCTCAAATTTAAAAATCTAAGCTAATAAAATCCTgttaaaaatctatatatatgtatatgtttgcaGACGGGGCCCACTGACTTGCGGCACTTCGACCCCGAGTTCACTCAATTACCAGTCTCGATGTCTGTGTGCAACTCCGACAACCTGCACGTGACGAGCAGCGTCCGAGAGGCGGCCGGCGCTTTCCCCGGCTTCTCGTACGGCCCTCCAGCCGACTTCGCCTTCCAGTAGACTTTTTCCGGTCTTCCCACATTCCAGACCGAATATCCTGCACAAGACGAGCTATACTGTAACCTCAGCACACGAGGGACCAGAGGCACATAAGAGTTCACTGTGGACGGCTGTGATTGCTCATGTGAGGTTTACAGAccttgagagagagagtcacgTCTCTTTAAGAAATGGGCTTCAGCCATGAAAAGAAACGTGTGCCAAGTGTCTGGACGAGGATATTCCTTATTGCGGGGGAGGAGAAGAAGTGCCTGGATGTTTAAATGACTGTACTGGCCAGGCTTTGGATAAAGAGCATGGCACTGATTTAGATgccttttggatttttttcttttttttcttttgcatttgaTCAAAACTTTGCGAAGTCAAGTAAATGGTACTTTATTGCAATATTACACACGAGAAGGAGAAATCTGACAGCGTGAGAGTTTCACAGTGAAAATTTCCCGATCCTGCATTAGTTCCAGGGTTTAGCTGATATTTCTCTCACAGAGTAGCTGATTTGATCTCCATCTCCATAATCTCCTGCCTGTTATTTACTAGATATCTTTAACGTTCTGTCTTACGAGGACTTCCTTTATGCTttagcacaaagccagcacttATATACTGTGATATCTGCTTATGTAAATCGAGTCTTAATACAAAACCATTCAAACAGAAAATtggctttattttaataataataataatgtaaaatataaagtataatggTGACGAGTCCTTCAGACGGATGTGTCATGTAGACCCGTTCAGGGTCGAGCACTGAGAGAACCACGAACCTTTCAACGCACAAACGTTGCCTGTTTTGAATATTTTACGCACGCCGTCATCTGTGTGCATTTCTTTTCATCCCGTTACGCTCCTACAAAACTTTGCTACTGTGCAATGCAATATGGCTTTACACTGAACAGCAGATGGTTAGAAATATTTCTAGACTCCTTCTCCTATTAAAGAGAAACGACAGTAACGTTCGACAGGCCTTTCAtaggttaataaataaaaaggtgcaTTTGTTTTGTACTGCATTTGTTGGACCAATCTTAACTTTCTGTAGAAGCATAACACGAGTTTATTTTCTTCCATATTTGGAAGTTTATCACTTTATTTGATGcatttacatgtatatttattttacatggcatTCTGTACCAAATTGCTGATTTGGAGGTTTTTTAGAATTGTTACactgtaatgtttatttaatgttaaatctATTAAAGAAATGTTTGGTGCTCCAGGTGCTGCATttgtgtcacttttttttttcttttcattcacaCGCATGAACATTAGTCGAGTCTTTATACATAGTTTGTTCAATATATTTTGACATGTCTGCAAATTAAAGATATCTGATCCACCATTTTTCTGATGTTGGTCTGatattaatattgtttattaGATTAGTGccatctattattattattattattattattattattattattattattattgatatccATTGCATTTTGGATAGAGCCTGGATCTACTGCAATCCTCACCAGGATAGAGcagtcttattattattattattattagtagtagtagtagtagtagtgctAATTACTATTTAGTAGGTTAattggttagttagttagtcGATTCGTTATCTCCGTGTTTCTGGGACAGGTTGTGATCTACTGCAATCTTGACCAGCAGTTACTGAGAgttaataaatattgtaatacattaattttttttgcattataacTATGATgctgataatgataataataataatagcattttttttattgttgtttacatatatacatagtATGTctcatacattttattcacaacaaaaaactattgtatatatgtttaaataaatatagtgtattatcaatattcacaacaacaaaaacaaacaacaatactactactactactactactaataataataataatagtaataatagtccctattcttttattattattattattattattattattactattattattattattattattattatatacatggttatatgaatatatagtttatttattatcaatattcacaacaaaataaaaaactaaaatgatattattattattattattattattattaatattattataaatacatagtACATGCTTAGTGTATTAATCGTCAGTATTTAGTATCTATATACATAGTGTATTTATCAGCAATTTTATTTCCAAGTTTGTTCTTTTCATGATTAataattcaaaaataaaactagGTTAAAATATCAAAGCGTTAGTAAGCGGAAGCCGCGCGGTCGTTACTACGCATGCGCATTCTGAACTTCCTGCCAAATAGTTGTCCCTAACAACCCAAGAGCTTCAGTATAGTGTAAGTTTTCAGGCCGGGGAATATTTTAGCGGTTCTTAGCGGAACTCGACTCGACCGACTCAGTACGAtggtaaacatttatttattctccgtgtatatatatttataccgACTTTAATTCTGCGTGTTTACGCATTTTTAAGGTCATGGAGCAACCATTCGGCTAGCTAAGCTAAATCATTCACGTTAGGCTAACAACGTCGCTAGCTTGCTATCGTTGCTAAATTGTTTTAGGTTTAcataaaaaacaccacaaatgcgaaatgtattttgtattataagTTCAAATTTGTACTATTATATAATACTTTTACtgcacaaatgcacacaaacagGTTCTGCTTTGTGCACTGAACGCGTCTTTGCTATCACCGTTAGCTTCAGCTAGTGcgctgattattttatttttctaataataagATACTGTGAGGTCTATTAAAGACTTCAGAACGAATTTAtgttggaaaaaatatataatttctcgGTAATACGTCatctcaaaaaataaaaaataaaaaaaaagcaagtgcTTACAAATGAAAAGTTGAGTCCATAACACAGGGTCGCGTCCTAAACCGGCGTGTGCTCCCTCCGAAGTGAATAACAGAGTGCACGGGAATAATGGCCTCTACGCCCTTTTCTAGTGCACTCCAAGTTGCAGGCGGAGGCGATTGATAGCCGGCTATAAATCTGGCTGGTTGTATGGCAGATGAATTAAGCTTCAGCGCAGACACGCTCGCGTTTGATCTACCATTTTATCTCCTAGATCAAAGGTGGGACCTGCTTCATCCAGACCCACTTTATCTCAGGAACCCATCCTGCAGAGATGGTAAGGGTAATGGCAAGAAATACCCTGGGCGAATTAGTCAGGGAGGAGAGGTGAAGGTGTTCTGTTAGAAGGAAGGATTATAGATGGGATGTGAAACAGCTCTGTGATCAATCAGATGGTGAAGAAGATGAAAGATGCCCCAAacttatttagaattttttaataataaacattagaaatgagtttattagagggacagcgcatgtaggatgttttggagacgaggtgagaGAGGAgcgattgagatagtttggacatgtgcagaggagggacatggggtatatcagtaggagaatgctgaggatggagacaccaggaaggaagaaaaaggaagaccatggaggaggtttatggctgtggtgaaggaagacatgcaggtagttgggttgaaagaggcagatgaagaggagagggggtatggagacggatgatccgctgtggcgactcctaatgggagaaaccgaaagaagaagaaggagatgaCTCATTCACTCTTCTCCAGTTTTTCCTTGCCTGCTTTGTGCTCACAAAATTAAGGTCTTcatatatttatggcatttggcggACCGACTCCAGACTTTGATTTAACTcgttcatacaactaagcagctatagGATTAAGGGCCCTTTCAGGGGCCCatgagtggcagtttggtgtgtcTGAGAAATGAACCTTGAGATCCAATGCCTTGACCACTAAACCACCACTTCCCCAGTACAGTGCACCTGGAAGGGTTTACAGCACttcattttttccacattttgttgcgTTACATCCTTATTTTCAAATGGATCAAATTCataattttcctcaaaattctacaaacaatataatgacaaatgtgaaagaagtttgtttgaaatctttgcaaatttatttaaaaaagaaatgggaaaaaaaaatcacatgaacACCTGTGAtcaattcagttgattggataTGATTTGGAGAAGCACCcacctgtctatagaaggtcccacagACATAATAGTGCATGTCGGAGCACATACCTaaccatgaagtccaaggaattgtctgtagacctccaagacaggattgtatcggtGCACAGAAATAGGGAGAAGGGGACAGAAAAatctctgcagcattgaaggtcccaatgagcacagtgaccaccatcatccgtaaatgaaagaagtttggaaacaccaggactcttcctagagcagaGCCACCCGGCAAAACTGAGTGATCGGGGGAGAAGCGTCTTATTcagagaggtgaccaagaacccaatgttcactctgaaagagctccagcggTTTTCTGTGGAGAGGAAAACCTTCCAGAACAACAGGTATCTCTGCAGCACTTTACTAATCAGaactgtatggtagagtggccagacggaagccactcctcagtaaaaggcacatgacggcattcctggagtttgccaaaaggcactcGAAAGACTCTCCggccatgagaaacaaagattgaactctttggcctgaatacCAAGCATtttgtctggaggaaaccaggcaccgttCATCACCCGGCCAATACTAtctctacagtgaagcatggtggtggcagcatcatgctgtggggatgtttttcagcagcaggaactgggagactgttcaggaaagatgaatgcagcaatgtacagaggcgttcttgatgaaaacctgctccagagcgttCTGGGACGACGGTTGATCTTCCAACAGGATAATGacactaagcacacagccaaagACAACAAAGGAGTGTCTACAGaatgactctgtgaatgtccccAAGGGGCCCAGTCAGAGCTCAGACTTGAACCAgactgaacatctctggagagatctaaaaatggctgtgcactgacACTCCCATATAACGTGATGGAGGTTCTGTAAAGGAGAATGTAAGAAACTGCCCAGAAACAGATGTGCCAAGCCTggagcatcaaactcaaaaagtcTGGAGACTGTAGGTGCTTCAACAGGTGTCAaaagtgcttcaacaaagtattaagcaaaggctgtgaatacttctgtacatgtaaaatgtttttatttctgcataTATAAATTTGCGAAGATTACAAACGGTTATtttacgttgtcattatggggtgtTGACTGTAGAATTATGAGgagaataattatttatatccaCAGGTcgaaataatttttgttttttttctctgttttatgGTGCTTATGATCATCAATTTTAAATGTAGGTTGAAACCCAGTCATAAATAAACAGAATCTGTTGTATAGGAGGGTTAAAACTGGGGACCGCCAAACTCCGCTAGAGAGGTGAGGTTGTAGAAGACCGATTCATGTCACAGGTCCTACACCATGGAAAGCTttagcacagcaacaagacacaaggtagCTGTACTAAATCAGAAAGGTCTTTCCCAGACATGTTCCTCAAGCTATTTTtaagaagcacaaagaaactGGCAGTTTTGAGGACCGTAGACCTGGTGGTCTGCACCAATGAGTCAAAATCTGGAATCTGAGCAGTTGGCTGATTTTAGCAGTTCATCAGTTTCACCACATTTTGTTCAGTCATGATGTGTCATCTAAAAACATCTGCAAACAGATCTAGGGACTGATGGGAAATCTCGAATGTTTAATAGCGTTAGGAGGTGGTGTGTGCTGCGGGAATGATGTCACCTTTGACTCCGATACAGTGGTTACATTTCCAGTGATTTTCCATCATTCATTAGAGCCTCTGAAGCCTGGTGGTGAAATGAGACGGATAACAAGTAAGTGTCTAAGATGTGCGGCTTaggaaaattgtgtgtgtgtgtgtgtgtgtgtgtgtgtgtgtgagattcagggcCTGCACAGGGCCAGGAGCAGCACTAGAGCGTGAGCAACAGGACACATCAGGAGACACAGTGCCGTCCTCAGACACACCTCATGGAGGAGACACAGGAGGCGCCAGAGCTCCCGGTCAGTCTACTCTGTATTTATTCACACACTTAAACTAATCTCTCTAAGATCATGAAAACTGATTATGATACAAGAACTTTCAGACCAAAAATATCTCCATGTGTGTTGACTGAACAGGCGAAGAAAGCGAGGCATGACCCGGAAGCCAGTCAGGCAGAAGATCCAAGGTGATTGTTCCCTATATACTTATTACTTATGATCTCCAgtatctcaagtcaagtcaagaggcttttcacatactcatactggtttgttgttgttcttgtaGAAGCACGGTTGCTCACGACAACAGGCCAGGTGTGTTAGGCTCCGAGGTCTCTACTTACCCTCCATCATCTGCTGCTCACCTAGATTCTGGTCCGTCTACTTCGTCATTCTCAATACCAAGAAGCTCACGGTAACATCAACCCGGTTGTTTGTTTcgcatttttaaattatttctgATGTTTCAGTTCCTGGGAATCCACAACCCTCAAATCAACATGTATCAGGCTGTGACTCGAACCGTTCATATACTAAAGGTATTATTATTGATTCAAATGTCCACTGTAATAAATGaatctttatataaaatacggtttgtatttataattttttaaaatttgtattacAGTAGAGACATGCAAAGATCTCACAGCTGCAGACTCTGAATATACCTCACAGATCTACCAAGAAAACAGGTAAGAGCTCAGCACCGTCGCTGAGGGAGCGTTATTCCGAGTGGTAATCTCTGTTAGTAGATGaataatttacattatatttcaaCATGTGGCTTGTGGCTTCATTTGTTGCAGTATTGATCTTGAAGTAATTCATAGGCGCTGTGTTAGTAGGATTTAATTCACCAAGAGAACAGTGTTATATGGGATGGGAAggaggccacgcctcttttgGTCTGACGGATAGACATTTGTTGCTCCATTTGAGATGATTAGCAGAGTGGCCATGCAACATTTATCAACATTATTAAGTCCAGAAGctacacctccttcactggaacGGAAAGGCATAGcagacaaaataatttaacatggTGGAATGATTATAAAAGTAATCGACCAGAAGCCCCATGCATATAATCATGattaaaaattaatgtaattattctccctctctttctttttgtacaTAGCCCTGCAGTTACTGCGTACGACAGCCAGGTGGCGTTTTCTTCTCTGGGTCAGTCAGCAGCGTACAGCACCTTCAGCCAGACAGGCCAAACCTATGGCCTGCCTCCATTTGGTCTGTCCCAGCTTGAAGCTGTACTTCATACCACTTTACCACTCATGCTGCCACTGCATTCCAAGCACCATTTACCGCACATGCAGCTTCCATTTGCGTTCACATTTCCACCCCATGTCCGCTTCATCTCATTCTCTGTCTCTGCATTCTCTTTCTTGTGTACGTTTGTCCTCTTTTGCTCCGTGTCTCCACCCACACCCGCGTGGCCTTAGGTGCCATGTGGCCGGGCATTAAGAGCGAGCCCCGGCTGCAGGACGTGTCCGCTGCTGGCCAGACGCCGTTTCTCAGCTTCAGCACCGCTTATACTTCAACTCAGCCATGCCAGACGCACTATTCGTACCCCAGCCAAGGCAAGGCGGCTCcttttccttcctccctccttccttttctcactcactcactcactcactcactcttgtCCTCTTTCTGCACTTCCTACAAATGCTGAGCTTCTCATGCAACATTCTTGTAGACTGTAAGCAGTCAAATGTATTACTGGATATACAAAGGAAAGGACTAAAGATGCAtcaagaacatttaaaaaaaatattttgaccaCATAATAGTGCAAAACAGGATACTAGGTGACTGTAAGGAGATGTAATTTTGCAAGGGCTACTCAACATCTGGAACTCATCACTCTCTCCTAAAGTTTTGAGATCCAGTGGGGCCCCACTGATTAACAATAACCGCACTTTCCCTGTTTTATAAACCCCCCCAAGtgtgcatactgtatataataactatataaaaaattaacatgTTCAGTCAGTAGCATAGGCTTTaactatttacatatttttgtcaaataattttttatatataatgtatttttttatttttttattttttgttttcaaattttTAGTTTAGCCTCGTCCAAGGTGTAACATGAAGCCGTGTGTTTGAGTGAATAATGTGAACTTcagcattttctttcatttctcacaaaacattttccattttcttttcctccatggTTTCATTTGATCAcctctgatcttttttttttcttttctcaaaatgttctcattatatactttattattttttgtaattaaacacTTCAGGTTCCTGCTTTACCACGTCCGGTATGTACTCCAGCATCCCCACAGCCCCCGCTGTCACCACAGCCACCGCTACGCATCAAGTGAGCTTCAGCAGAACCcactaaaaaagaaagagaaaaaatatatatatattttactgcaTTTATCAAAACCTCTTATCAGGTTAAATGTTATTTCAAAACTTGCCACATAGATTGTGGGTGCTTACTTATTTTCCTCTCTGACTGCAGGATTTCACCAGCTATAACTCACTGGGACAGAACCAGTTCTCCCAGTATTATGTCCCCCCCAACAGTTACCTCCCACCTGCACCACCCAGCAGCGAAGAGGATGGAGACGCCGTCGCAGTGCCGCCTTACACCCCGGTAAAGAACGAGACAAGTGCCTCCACAGGACTTCCCAGCTCTACAGGTACTTTACATATGGTTTatatttctcatttgtttcagGTCTGTCAGTTTAATTACAGTAagaaatttttttgtgtgtgtctctgtgtcttctTAGCTGCGTCTCCAGCCAACGTGAACCTCCCCACAGGTGCGGCTCAGGAAGACGCCGCTCACAGAAACCCGCCCCCCAAAGCAAAAGGCAAAGGAAAGAAATCCGAAAGCGGCCAATCTGCAGACAACGACCTGGAGGTAGATGAGAATTTGACCTCTTTCAAACAATAATTGTGAAAAAATTGAGATTGCTTTTAACCTGGCTTTATCTTCTAACCCCTGTTTGTCTCAGCGAATCTTCTTGTGGGATCTGGATgaaaccatcatcatcttccacTCCCTTCTCACAGGGTCGTTTGCACAAAAGTTTGGCAAGGTACCACGCAAAGCACCAAATACGAAACAGGCTGTGGAAGATCTACATTCTGTGTACAGAACTctgaagatcttttttttttttggttggttcATTAGGATCCAGCCACGGTGCTGAATTTGGGTCTGCAGATGGAGGAGCTGATCTTTGAGCTAGCAGACACTCATCTGTTCTTCAATGATCTGGAGGTGAGCCGCCTTTTCTCCTTCGTGCCAAATCACAGCTTCTGCTAGATGTGTAGGAAATTAAGCTTGTGATCCGTGTTTAGGAGTGTGACCAAGTCCACGTTGAAGACGTGTCCTCTGATGACAACGGACAAGATTTGAGGTAATGCAGGAGTAGAGTGCAGTATTCATAGATGCATAGAATATAGTTTACCATgtataagtatttttttttatattatttgatgGATAGAAGTTTAactctttttcttctcattagCAACTATAATTTTGGAAACGATGGGTTCAGTGGAACGGCTGGAGCAGGAGGGCAAAACTCCAACCCAGCAGTGCAAGGTGGAGTGGACTGGATGCGCAAACTGGCCTTTCGGTACCGCCGCCTGAAAGAGATCTACAACGGATACAAAGGGAATGTAGGAGGTAAGCTTTAGGTTTGAGGAACGAGGGCTCTGTGTATTCTGAAATGTCTTATAGTATAATCCAGATGTTATGGTTAAAGATGCTGTTGATGATCTGATGCTCATAATGGAGGATTAAAACGTTGGTGAATTGTTGGCAAAAACCttaaatttaaatagaaatataccAGGTGGTTTCAAGACTacctctgtttacaagaaaagtACTTTCTTTCTCTACGGTTactcaccatcaccatcatttcTTTAGGCACACTGATTTctgaaggttggtgctcccagtgactgtgcgtgcagccccGTGCTGCCATCTAtaggcgtgttacaaaactaatctCGAAACTttctgatgaaaaaaaaacctttggaaTTAATAAAGCTGTTCTCTCTGTAGCTCTGCTGAGTCCCCTGAAGAGGGAGCTGCTGCTGCGAGTGCGCAGTGACATCGAGACCGTGACAGACAGCTGGCTCAGCACCGCCGTCAAATCCCTCCTGCTGATCCAGTCCAGGTCAAGATCGAGACATTAGACATTTCTCACTGCTTACAAACGTCACACTTAAGTCGTGTAATGACTCCTAGGACAGGCTTATTCATGGTTTGTGATGGTGTGTTTGATCACAGGGGCAGATGTATGAATATTCTTGTCACCACCACTCAGCTGGTTCCTGCTCTAGCTAAAGTGCTTCTGTACGGCCTCGGGGATGTTTTTCCCATCGATAACATCTACAGCGCCACCAAGATCGGTAACAATCAACTTTCTCACTCTTTAAAgagctgtgttttttgttttttattgcttGCTTTTTATGGAGTGGTTAACGTTTGCTAGGAAAGGAAAGCTGCTTTGAGCGCATCGTGTCACGTTTTGGAAAGAAGGTGACCTACGTGGTTATAGGAGACGGCCGGGAGGAGGAGTTTGCAGCCAAACAGGTAAAGATAAGGATTTT contains:
- the si:ch211-195b13.1 gene encoding STKc_SGK domain-containing protein, whose translation is MAVTETRCDLTYCKMRGIVTVLTAFIKERKMGLNDFIQKLVSNPHICQHSQVDHFLKVDENQNEEMGRDSDFGSPQMILTSPRSSLADEVQIKPCDFDYLKIIGKGSFGKVLLARHKETDQYYAVKVLQKKIILKKKEQKHIMAERSVLLKNLKHPFLVGLHYSFQTTDKLYFVLDYVNGGELFYHLQRERIFLEPRARFYAAEIASALGYLHSLHVVYRDLKPENILLDSQGHIVLTDFGLCKEGLEPDDTTTTFCGTPEYLAPEVLQKQAYDRTVDWWCLGSVLYEMLYGLPPFYSRNTAEMYNNILHKSLVLKPNVSNAGRELLEGLLQKDRTKRLGAKDDFLELKNHSFFSPIHWDDLMARKITPPFIPSVTGPTDLRHFDPEFTQLPVSMSVCNSDNLHVTSSVREAAGAFPGFSYGPPADFAFQ